From a single Aspergillus puulaauensis MK2 DNA, chromosome 2, nearly complete sequence genomic region:
- a CDS encoding LAMTOR1/MEH1 family protein (COG:S;~EggNog:ENOG410PTKJ;~InterPro:IPR028209;~PFAM:PF15454;~go_component: GO:0031902 - late endosome membrane [Evidence IEA];~go_component: GO:0045121 - membrane raft [Evidence IEA];~go_component: GO:0071986 - Ragulator complex [Evidence IEA];~go_process: GO:0001919 - regulation of receptor recycling [Evidence IEA];~go_process: GO:0007040 - lysosome organization [Evidence IEA];~go_process: GO:0016197 - endosomal transport [Evidence IEA];~go_process: GO:0032008 - positive regulation of TOR signaling [Evidence IEA];~go_process: GO:0042632 - cholesterol homeostasis [Evidence IEA];~go_process: GO:0043410 - positive regulation of MAPK cascade [Evidence IEA];~go_process: GO:0071230 - cellular response to amino acid stimulus [Evidence IEA]) — MGICSSCLGSGRRDNTDPESSRLLDDDIYQPGYGYGALNNNQQGNQPDPGYVRREREALEAICQRTSDSVIDIWSLQPQPHLQPQATLHNSVSSSSSKAREPSVIVTTVESDAPAESASTKQGAVPKHWGEVVINPRKGRRSRPGSSGDEDDPAKDVFGVLKVT; from the exons GAT CCTGAATCCTCTCGCTTACTCGACGATGACATTTACCAGCCTGGATATGGCTATGGGGcgctcaacaacaaccagcaGGGCAACCAACCCGACCCTGGCTACGTAAGGCGGGAGCGCGAGGCCCTTGAGGCGATCTGCCAACGAACGTCAGA CTCCGTCATCGATATTTGGTCACtccaaccacaaccccaTCTCCAACCGCAAGCAACACTCCACAACTCcgtttcctcctcgtcctcaaaaGCCCGCGAACCCTCAGTCATAGTAACAACGGTCGAATCCGACGCACCGGCCGAATCGGCATCGACGAAACAGGGCGCTGTTCCGAAACACTGGGGCGAGGTGGTGATCAACCCGCGGAAAGGCAGACGGTCAAGACCAGGATCGAgcggcgacgaggacgacccTGCCAAAGATGTCTTTGGCGTCTTGAAAGTTACCTGA
- the UBC8 gene encoding E2 ubiquitin-conjugating protein UBC8 (BUSCO:EOG09264Z1B;~COG:O;~EggNog:ENOG410Q09Y;~InterPro:IPR016135,IPR023313,IPR000608;~PFAM:PF00179) codes for MSSPKRRIETDVMKQEFYVRFKGPEETPFQGGHWKIHVELPDQYPYKSPSIGFVNRIFHPNIDELSGSVCLDVINQTWSPMYDMINIFEVFLPQLLRYPNPSDPLNGEAAAMLMREPKSYEIKVKEYVAKYASKDAVDDAGEDTESEDELSSAGSYESDGEEPAGRLDDV; via the exons ATGAGTAGCCCCAAGCGCAGAATTGAGACAGAT GTTATGAA GCAAGAGTTCTACGTGCGCTTCAAGGGCCCAGAGGAGA CACCCTTCCAAGGTGGCCATTGGAAGATCCACGTCGAGCTGCCGGATCAGTACCCATACAAGAGCCCGAGCATCGGGTTCGTTAACCGAATCTTCCATCCTAACATTGACGAGTT ATCCGGGTCCGTTTGTTTAGACGTTATCAACCAAACATGGTCTCCTATGTACGACATGATCAATATTTTCGAAGTTTTTCTTCCGCAGCTCCTACGTTACCCCAACCCTTCAGACCCCTTAAATGGCGAAGCCGCTGCCATGTTGATGCGGGAACCAAAGAGCTACGAAATTAAAGTGAAAG AGTACGTGGCAAAATACGCCAGCAAAGATGCTGTGGACGATGCTGGGGAAGACACAGAGTCTGAAGACGAATTGAGCTCTGCCGGTAGCTATGAGTCGGACGGAGAGGAACCGGCGGGGAGACTGGACGATGTTTGA
- the ATG12 gene encoding ubiquitin-like protein ATG12 (BUSCO:EOG09265EKJ;~COG:O;~EggNog:ENOG410PRAB;~InterPro:IPR029071,IPR007242;~PFAM:PF04110;~go_component: GO:0005737 - cytoplasm [Evidence IEA];~go_process: GO:0000045 - autophagosome assembly [Evidence IEA]) codes for MSSPSSRIPSTDNSPNPNQRRPSSRREPAEQASNTKNAPIPDDEHGADLPMTMSASVVLTSLPRDAHQALADAEAVDTGKVTVRFQPLPSAPILKNRVFKISASQKFETVVKFLRKKLDCKDADSVFCYVNSVFAPGLDEGVGGLWRCFKTDDQLIVAYSMTPAFG; via the exons ATGAGCTCCCCATCTTCTCGGATCCCCTCGACTGACAACTCTCCGAACCCCAACCAGCGCCGACCATCAAGTCGGAGAGAACCCGCAGAGCAAGCATCTAACACCAAAAATGCACCTATCCCCGATGATGAGCATGGTGCAGACCTACCAATGACTATGTCTGCGTCGGTGGTTCTCACTAGTTTGCCACGCGATGCTCACCAAGCTTTGGCGGACGCCGAAGCCGTAGACACTGGTAAAG TCACCGTACGGTTTCAACCCCTACCTTCTGCGCCTATTCTCAAGAACCGGGTGTTCAAGATTAGCGCCTCGCAGAAGTTTGAGACAGTTGTCAAGTTTCTAAGAAAGAAGCTTGATTGCAAGGACGCAGACTCAGTGTTCTGTTATGTGAATAGTGTTTTTGCTCCTGGTCTGGATGAAGGTGTAGGGGGACTATGGAGA TGTTTCAAAACTGACGACCAGCTGATTGTGGCTTACTCGATGACACCAGCATTTGGTTGA
- a CDS encoding uncharacterized protein (COG:S;~EggNog:ENOG410QEIT) — translation MADVRSLLRSELASRKGTPQTGSNTPNRVTKKRKVDPSDSLTRKRVKQTDADQLLATAQARPPSAQVIDADDDEPSSDDVMKTDTPTQPEFSQEIDETTTQTFEAPSIPPTEATAEPQPRNIDEDEWAAFEREVAAPSRVPQKPAAVAAAATISAAPVSAEELAALQESEKESLRRNREAEAEGEREDAARFLEEEFDEMEQLEERVKRLKHMREQLRVKRATESAEMDEAAIAGAVPSEPAANAPETTADGENDEDEDDDDDADYDWDNWRFR, via the coding sequence ATGGCAGACGTCCGATCATTGCTCCGGAGCGAGCTTGCTTCCCGCAAGGGTACACCGCAGACAGGGAGCAACACACCAAACCGTGTcacgaagaaaagaaaagtagATCCGTCGGACTCGTTGACGCGCAAGCGAGTGAAGCAAACAGATGCAGATCAACTTCTCGCAACTGCCcaagctcgtcctccgaGCGCCCAGGTCATTGACGCGGATGACGACGAACCCTCGTCCGACGATGTCATGAAAACAGACACCCCAACTCAGCCCGAATTTTCACAGGAAATCGATGAGACAACTACACAGACCTTCGAGGCTCCCTCTATACCACCTACAGAGGCGACTGCTGAGCCTCAGCCGCGAAAtatcgacgaggatgaatggGCCGCTTTTGAGCGGGAGGTAGCTGCGCCGAGTCGCGTCCCACAGAAGCCTGCCGCGGTTGCGGCTGCCGCAACGATATCAGCTGCACCTGTATCTGCTGAGGAGCTTGCTGCGCTGcaggagagcgagaaggagtCTCTGAGACGAAATCGGGAagcggaggcggagggtgaGCGCGAGGACGCCGCTCGGTTCCTGGAGGAAgagtttgatgagatggagcaACTAGAAGAACGAGTGAAGCGGTTGAAGCATATGCGAGAGCAACTGAGAGTGAAACGAGCCACAGAGAGCGCAGAGATGGACGAGGCTGCGATTGCCGGAGCCGTCCCTTCAGAGCCAGCCGCGAACGCACCGGAGACCACAGCAGATGGTGaaaatgacgaggacgaggatgatgacgatgatgctgatTACGACTGGGATAACTGGAGATTTAGGTAA
- a CDS encoding FF domain protein (COG:K;~EggNog:ENOG410QDG5;~InterPro:IPR036020,IPR039726,IPR036517,IPR002713, IPR001202;~PFAM:PF00397,PF01846;~go_function: GO:0005515 - protein binding [Evidence IEA];~go_process: GO:0045292 - mRNA cis splicing, via spliceosome [Evidence IEA]) has product MLKSTYTAPPPLPPGWTEHKAPTGHTYYYNSQTKQSTYTRPQPISTETFTPAPAPNPVANAPFLTPDTLPPFSSTPYAPQGYGASSFGAPGYNQPRGGFRGGKSYHDRRRGPEDRPKSKHNIPGCEPWVLVKTKLGRRFVHNPDTNESFWKFPQEVLKGVVELDRLEREAKERRERGETVEETEKAPVAGDEDDFKREPAGTAAAEGAGAESDEYEEVEVTDSEGEEDHPFKRQRTTSEDNQQPVEFTEEDIEYQLAAMGEEYGLDPGEYGEPGEEGWEEGAEGLPLTDEDATALFRDLLDDFNVNPFSTWENIVEEGRIIEDTRYTVLPNMKARREAFSSWGRDRMHEIRERKAKQEKKDPRIKYLAFLQDHATPKLYWPEFKRKYRKESEMKDSQLPDKDREKSYRDLVSRMKLPESTRKSDLSALLKSVPLHDLNRSSNLEALPSAIITDIRYVALSPKVRDPLIEAFISTLPGPPEEDITPEQREELEKRRVEREKREMALAERQKQVQEDERRRKGDLARGRHLLEEGEAEIQEAMRFGKSGLRSHLEPQNPEQTQPMDTE; this is encoded by the exons ATGCTCAAGTCCACATATaccgctcctcctcctctaccGCCCGGGTGGACCGAGCATAAAGCTCCCACAG GCCACACATACTACTACAACTCACAGACCAAGCAATCTACATATACCAGACCGCAGCCGATTAGCACAGAAACTTTCACTCCGGCGCCAGCTCCGAACCCCGTTGCCAATGCCCCGTTTCTCACTCCAGATACACTCCCTCCGTTTTCATCAACACCATATGCGCCTCAGGGGTACGGTGCCTCGTCATTCGGCGCGCCGGGCTACAATCAACCTCGGGGTGGATTCCGCGGCGGGAAATCCTATCACgaccgccgccgaggacCCGAAGACAGGCCGAAATCGAAACATAACATTCCTGGATGCGAACCATGGGTGCTTGTGAAGACCAAGCTGGGAAGACGATTCGTTCATAACCCGGATACGAACGAGAGTTTCTGGAAGTTTCCGCAAGAGGTATTGAAGGGAGTTGTCGAACTCGACCGTCTTGAGCGGGAGGCGAAAGAGCGACGAGAACGCGGTGAAACAGTCGAGGAAACCGAGAAAGCGCCAGTggctggcgatgaagatgatttcAAGCGCGAACCGGCTGGAACCGCAGCTGCTGAGGGTGCGGGCGCAGAAAGCGACGAGTACGAAGAAGTCGAGGTCACGGAcagtgaaggagaagaggatcATCCGTTCAAACGGCAAAGAACCACCAGCGAAGACAACCAACAACCTGTCGAGTTCAcggaagaggatatcgaatATCAATTAGCGGCTATGGGCGAAGAATATGGCCTTGATCCTGGGGAATACGGCGAGCccggagaggaaggctgggaggagggtgcTGAAGGGCTTCCGCTGACAGATGAGGACGCCACAGCGCTATTCCGTGATCTCCTGGATGATTTCAACGTAAATCCATTCTCAACATGGGAGAATATTGTTGAAGAGGGTCGCATAATAGAGGATACCCGCTACACCGTCCTCCCAAACATGAAAGCACGCCGTGAAGCATTCTCTAGCTGGGGTCGAGATCGCATGCATGAAATCAGAGAGCGCAAGGCAAAgcaagagaaaaaggaccCCCGCATCAAATATCTCGCGTTTCTCCAGGATCACGCGACACCCAAGCTATACTGGCCGGAGTTCAAGCGGAAGTACAGGAAGGAGTCTGAGATGAAAGACTCCCAACTACCGGATAAGGACCGGGAGAAGTCATACCGTGACCTCGTTTCTCGAATGAAACTGCCCGAGAGCACTCGGAAATCCGATCTCTCTGCACTGCTCAAATCAGTACCATTACACGACTTGAACCGCTCGTCTAACCTCGAAGCCCTCCCATCAGCCATCATAACCGACATTAGATACGTGGCATTGTCTCCCAAAGTGCGCGACCCATTAATAGAGGCGTTCATTTCCACTCTGCCTGGACCACCTGAAGAAGACATAACGCCTGAGCAGAGGGAGGAATTAGAGAAAAGGAGAGTAGAGCGTGAGAAGCGTGAAATGGCTCTCGCAGAGCGACAAAAGCAGGTCCAGGAAGATGAACGAAGACGGAAGGGCGATCTCGCTCGCGGTAGGCATCTATtagaggagggcgaggcaGAGATTCAAGAGGCTATGAGGTTTGGGAAGAGTGGATTACGCAGTCATCTAGAACCACAGAATCCAGAACAGACCCAGCCGATGGATACGGAATAG
- the pre9 gene encoding proteasome core particle subunit alpha 3 (COG:O;~EggNog:ENOG410PIQW;~InterPro:IPR029055,IPR016050,IPR034647,IPR001353, IPR023332,IPR000426;~MEROPS:MER0000554;~PFAM:PF00227,PF10584;~go_component: GO:0005839 - proteasome core complex [Evidence IEA];~go_component: GO:0019773 - proteasome core complex, alpha-subunit complex [Evidence IEA];~go_function: GO:0004298 - threonine-type endopeptidase activity [Evidence IEA];~go_process: GO:0006511 - ubiquitin-dependent protein catabolic process [Evidence IEA];~go_process: GO:0051603 - proteolysis involved in cellular protein catabolic process [Evidence IEA]), producing MSRRYDSRTTIFSPEGRLYQVEYALEAISHAGTALGILAKDGIVLAAEKKVTSKLLEQDTSAEKLYTLNDNMICAVAGMTADANILINYARQAAQRYLITYGEEIPCEQLVRRLCDLKQGYTQHGGLRPFGVSFIYAGYDPLREFQLYQSNPSGNYGGWKATSVGANNASAQSLLKQDYKEECDLKEACAMAVKVLSKTMDSTKLSSEKIEFATVGKTKEGKIYHHLWNADEINALLKEHGLAKVDDEPEAGDIK from the exons ATGTCACGACGCTACGATTCCAGG ACCACCATTTTCTCCCCTGAGGGTCGGCTCTACCAGGTTGAGTACGCCCTTGAAGCCATCTCACATGCCGGTACCGCTCTGGGGATCCTCGCAAAGGATGGCATTGTTCTTGCtgcagagaagaaggtgacgAGCAAACTGCTTGAACAAGACACATCTGCCGAGAAGCTTTACACATTGAACGA TAACATGATCtgtgctgttgctggtatGACCGCCGATGCGAACATCCTCATTAACTACGCCCGACAAGCCGCCCAACGCTACCTCATTACCTACGGCGAGGAAATCCCTTGCGAACAACTTGTCCGCCGTCTCTGCGATTTGAAGCAAGGCTACACCCAGCACGGTGGTCTCCGTCCGTTCGGTGTATCGTTCATCTATGCAGGCTATGACCCCCTTCGAGAGTTCCAGTTGTACCAGAGCAATCCTAGTGGTAACTACGGCGGATGGAAGGCGACCAGTGTTGGGGCGAACAATGCGAGTGCCCAAAGTCTTCTAAAGCAGGACTATAAGGAGGAGTGTGACTTGAAGGAGGCATGTGCCATGGCCGTCAAGGTTTTGAGTAAGACCATGGACTCGACAAAACTGAGCAGTGAAAAAA TCGAATTCGCAACTGTCGGCAAGACGAAGGAAGGAAAGATCTACCACCACCTGTGGAATGCAGACGAGATCAACGCCTTGCTGAAGGAGCATGGGCTAGCCAAGGTCGACGACGAGCCCGAAGCTGGCGACATAAAATAA
- a CDS encoding uncharacterized protein (COG:S;~EggNog:ENOG410PR5P), with product MCFYNQKRFTCGDWSWTSFAQRCNYEYRTGETCGMRLVNTTEIEPSKCRLCEKIETKYRRRGVEIERLNRWKREGSTLVASMDKSQKMVMDLDREIKQLQREREEKQRALS from the coding sequence ATGTGTTTCTACAACCAGAAGAGATTCACCTGCGGAGACTGGAGTTGGACCAGTTTTGCTCAGCGGTGCAACTACGAATACCGCACTGGCGAGACATGCGGGATGAGGCTGGTGAATACCACGGAGATCGAGCCATCCAAGTGCCGTCTCTGCGAGAAAATCGAAACCAAGTACCGTCGACGTGGCGTTGAAATTGAACGACTGAACCGGTGGAAACGCGAGGGGAGCACCCTTGTGGCGTCCATGGACAAGTCCCAGAAGATGGTCATGGATCTTGATAGGGAGATCAAACAGCTGCAGCGGGAGCGAGAGGAGAAACAGAGGGCGCTGTCATGA